In a single window of the Cervus elaphus chromosome 1, mCerEla1.1, whole genome shotgun sequence genome:
- the LOC122701541 gene encoding membrane-spanning 4-domains subfamily A member 7-like: MPSPLKLMTTRAFNAFTLKGVVISEREKPGQVYQKEDNLPKGLPKEATVLGTIQILCFLVISSLGVILVSVPNSSELSPAISTILMSGYPFLGALCFAITGTLSIVSGKKSSKPFATSSLISSAVSSLAAGAGLILLANSLVALRTASQQCDSGRDSLASLPYSRYYYSIYEVKDCLLTSVGLTGVLVVMLTFTVLELLAAAYASVFWWKRSTPTALHSSGHE, encoded by the exons ATGCCATCACCGCTCAAGCTCATGACCACCCGAGCCTTTAATGCCTTCACTCTGAAGGGCGTCGTTATTTCCGAAAGAGAGAAGCCTGGACAGGTCTACCAGAAAGAAGATAACCTGCCAAAAGGTCTGCCAAAAGAAGCCACAGTTCTTGGA ACCATCCAGATCCTGTGTTTCCTGGTGATTTCAAGTTTGGGGGTCATTTTGGTTTCTGTTCCCAATTCTTCCGAGCTCAGCCCAGCGATTTCCACCATTCTGATGTCTGGGTACCCatttttaggagctctgtgt TTTGCCATTACTGGAACCCTCTCAATTgtctctggaaaaaaatcaagtaagCCTTTT GCCACGAGCAGCCTCATCTCCAGCGCAGTGAGCTCTCTGGCTGCTGGAGCGGGCCTCATCCTGCTTGCTAACAGCCTGGTAGCTCTGAGGACGGCCTCTCAGCAGTGTGACTCCGGAAGGGATTCCCTAGCCTCACTGCCTTATTCGAGGTACTATTATTCGATATACGAAGTCAAGGACTGTCTCCTGACCAGTGTCGGCCTAACA GGTGTCCTGGTGGTGATGCTTACCTTCACGGTGCTGGAGCTCTTAGCAGCTGCATACGCTTCTGTCTTTTGGTGGAAAAGGTCTACTCCAACAGCCCTGCATTCGTCTGGTCACGAGTAA